Proteins from a genomic interval of Zingiber officinale cultivar Zhangliang chromosome 2A, Zo_v1.1, whole genome shotgun sequence:
- the LOC122042409 gene encoding probable beta-1,4-xylosyltransferase IRX14 isoform X1 → MQSQANRRFATYRPSSPPSPDAALPLSLADAEPRGPSSMLWFILHGFCCFVSLVLGFRFSRVAVLLLFSTSTLNSAPFLLTTTTTTTTTTTTTTTTTTTRTETVTISHLPSLTPAAHLPPQNRTHGHVVAGKHGIRIRPWPHPELAEVLRAHEIIQSVHREQRLQYGVKSPRPLLVVTPTYVRTLQTLHLTSLAHSLMLVPYPLTWIVVEAGETSNETALILNKSKLNFMHTQFPEKMPDDVSSRRLVESRMRFHALRLVRDRKLDGIVVFADESNVHSMELFDEAQKVKWVGAITIGFLTRPGMTETLSSEEEAKFVVPIQGPVCNSSGHLIGWNTLPYISKVISTVGELDKTVLVKLEWAGLMFNSRLFWEEGEDKPDWFLDLDAVALTREIDSPSALLRGKSFVEPLGKCGKKVLIWWLRVEAHKESKFPPGWTIEHGIGINMNDTLTSEVMLGNKDMFEMKISSTLRPTWPKHIKDEEKGIHHTDTAHYGRLEN, encoded by the exons ATGCAGAGCCAAGCCAATCGCCGCTTCGCCACCTACCGCCCCTCTTCGCCGCCTTCGCCCGACGCCGCCCTCCCCCTCTCCCTCGCCGATGCCGAGCCCCGAGGACCTTCCTCCATGCTCTGGTTCATCCTCCACGGCTTCTGCTGCTTCGTTAGCCTTGTCCTCGGCTTCCGTTTCTCCCGTGTGGCCGTCCTCCTCCTTTTCTCCACCTCCACCCTCAACTCCGCCCCCTTCCTCCTCACCACAACGACGACGACGACCACCACCACTACCACCACTACGACGACCACCACCACCCGAACCGAGACCGTGACCATCTCCCATCTGCCCTCGCTCACTCCGGCTGCTCACCTCCCGCCGCAGAACCGGACGCACGGCCACGTCGTCGCCGGCAAGCATGGCATTCGCATCCGGCCGTGGCCGCACCCAGAACTCGCCGAGGTGCTGCGGGCGCACGAGATCATCCAGAGCGTTCATCGCGAGCAGCGGCTCCAGTATGGCGTCAAGAGTCCTCGGCCTCTGCTCGTAGTCACGCCCACCTATGTCCGCACCTTACAGACGCTCCACCTCACCAGTCTTGCCCATTCCCTCATGCTCGTGCCCTATCCGCTCACTTGGATCGTTGTCGAAGCCGGCGAGACCTCGAATGAGACTGCCTTGATCCTCAATAAATCCAAGCTTAACTTCATGCATACCCAATTCCCGGAGAAGATGCCAGATGATGTGTCCTCCCGACGGCTCGTTGAATCCCGGATGCGTTTTCACGCACTGAG ATTGGTGAGAGATCGGAAGCTGGATGGAATTGTGGTGTTCGCCGATGAGAGTAATGTCCACAGCATGGAGTTGTTCGATGAGGCTCAGAAGGTGAAATGGGTGGGTGCTATCACAATTGGATTTCTCACACGCCCTGGGATGACCGAGACATTGAGCAGTGAAGAGGAGGCGAAATTTGTGGTGCCCATTCAAGGCCCAGTTTGCAACTCATCAGGTCACCTAATCGGCTGGAACACACTACCATATATTTCAAAGGTCATATCTACGGTAGGCGAGCTGGATAAAACGGTGTTAGTGAAGCTCGAATGGGCTGGTTTAATGTTCAATTCCAGATTATTTTGGGAAGAGGGTGAGGATAAACCCGATTGGTTTTTAGATCTTGATGCTGTGGCTTTGACGAGAGAAATTGATAGCCCGTCGGCTTTGTTGAGGGGCAAATCCTTTGTTGAGCCTTTGGGGAAATGCGGGAAGAAGGTCCTCATATGGTGGCTCCGTGTTGAGGCCCACAAAGAGAGCAAATTCCCACCAGG ATGGACAATTGAACATGGTATTGGAATCAATATGAATGATACACTTACTTCTGAAGTCATGCTTGGTAATAAAGATATGTTTGAAATGAAAATTTCAAGTACCTTGAGACCAACCTGGCCAAAGCATatcaaggatgaagagaaaggtATTCATCACACAGATACGGCACACTATGGTAGGCTTGAAAATTAA
- the LOC122042409 gene encoding probable beta-1,4-xylosyltransferase IRX14 isoform X2 — MQSQANRRFATYRPSSPPSPDAALPLSLADAEPRGPSSMLWFILHGFCCFVSLVLGFRFSRVAVLLLFSTSTLNSAPFLLTTTTTTTTTTTTTTTTTTTRTETVTISHLPSLTPAAHLPPQNRTHGHVVAGKHGIRIRPWPHPELAEVLRAHEIIQSVHREQRLQYGVKSPRPLLVVTPTYVRTLQTLHLTSLAHSLMLVPYPLTWIVVEAGETSNETALILNKSKLNFMHTQFPEKMPDDVSSRRLVESRMRFHALRLVRDRKLDGIVVFADESNVHSMELFDEAQKVKWVGAITIGFLTRPGMTETLSSEEEAKFVVPIQGPVCNSSGHLIGWNTLPYISKVISTVGELDKTVLVKLEWAGLMFNSRLFWEEGEDKPDWFLDLDAVALTREIDSPSALLRGKSFVEPLGKCGKKVLIWWLRVEAHKESKFPPGMPVCLGWSLKH; from the exons ATGCAGAGCCAAGCCAATCGCCGCTTCGCCACCTACCGCCCCTCTTCGCCGCCTTCGCCCGACGCCGCCCTCCCCCTCTCCCTCGCCGATGCCGAGCCCCGAGGACCTTCCTCCATGCTCTGGTTCATCCTCCACGGCTTCTGCTGCTTCGTTAGCCTTGTCCTCGGCTTCCGTTTCTCCCGTGTGGCCGTCCTCCTCCTTTTCTCCACCTCCACCCTCAACTCCGCCCCCTTCCTCCTCACCACAACGACGACGACGACCACCACCACTACCACCACTACGACGACCACCACCACCCGAACCGAGACCGTGACCATCTCCCATCTGCCCTCGCTCACTCCGGCTGCTCACCTCCCGCCGCAGAACCGGACGCACGGCCACGTCGTCGCCGGCAAGCATGGCATTCGCATCCGGCCGTGGCCGCACCCAGAACTCGCCGAGGTGCTGCGGGCGCACGAGATCATCCAGAGCGTTCATCGCGAGCAGCGGCTCCAGTATGGCGTCAAGAGTCCTCGGCCTCTGCTCGTAGTCACGCCCACCTATGTCCGCACCTTACAGACGCTCCACCTCACCAGTCTTGCCCATTCCCTCATGCTCGTGCCCTATCCGCTCACTTGGATCGTTGTCGAAGCCGGCGAGACCTCGAATGAGACTGCCTTGATCCTCAATAAATCCAAGCTTAACTTCATGCATACCCAATTCCCGGAGAAGATGCCAGATGATGTGTCCTCCCGACGGCTCGTTGAATCCCGGATGCGTTTTCACGCACTGAG ATTGGTGAGAGATCGGAAGCTGGATGGAATTGTGGTGTTCGCCGATGAGAGTAATGTCCACAGCATGGAGTTGTTCGATGAGGCTCAGAAGGTGAAATGGGTGGGTGCTATCACAATTGGATTTCTCACACGCCCTGGGATGACCGAGACATTGAGCAGTGAAGAGGAGGCGAAATTTGTGGTGCCCATTCAAGGCCCAGTTTGCAACTCATCAGGTCACCTAATCGGCTGGAACACACTACCATATATTTCAAAGGTCATATCTACGGTAGGCGAGCTGGATAAAACGGTGTTAGTGAAGCTCGAATGGGCTGGTTTAATGTTCAATTCCAGATTATTTTGGGAAGAGGGTGAGGATAAACCCGATTGGTTTTTAGATCTTGATGCTGTGGCTTTGACGAGAGAAATTGATAGCCCGTCGGCTTTGTTGAGGGGCAAATCCTTTGTTGAGCCTTTGGGGAAATGCGGGAAGAAGGTCCTCATATGGTGGCTCCGTGTTGAGGCCCACAAAGAGAGCAAATTCCCACCAGG GATGCCTGTGTGTCTAGGATGGAGTCTAAAGCATTGA